In Rhinolophus ferrumequinum isolate MPI-CBG mRhiFer1 chromosome 18, mRhiFer1_v1.p, whole genome shotgun sequence, a genomic segment contains:
- the GADD45B gene encoding growth arrest and DNA damage-inducible protein GADD45 beta encodes MTLEELVACDNAAQKMQMVSAAVEELLVAAQRQDRLTVGVYESAKLMNVDPDSVVLCLLAIDEEEEDDIALQIHFTLIQSFCCDNDINIVRVSGMQRLAQLLGEPAETQGTTEARDLHCLLVTNPHTDAWKSHGLVEVASYCEESRGNNQWVPYISLQER; translated from the exons ATGACATTGGAAGAGCTGGTGGCGTGCGACAACGCGGCGCAGAA GATGCAGATGGTGAGCGCCGCGGTGGAGGAGCTGCTGGTGGCCGCGCAGCGCCAGGACCGCCTCACCGTGGGGGTGTACGAGTCGGCCAAGCTGATGAATGT GGACCCTGACAGCGTGGTCCTGTGCCTCTTGGCCATTGACGAGGAGGAAGAGGACGACATTGCCTTGCAGATCCACTTCACACTCATCCAGTCCTTCTGCTGCGACAATGACATCAACATCGTGCGGGTGTCAGGCATGCAACGCCTGGCGCAGCTGCTGGGCGAGCCCGCTGAAACCCAGGGCACCACCGAGGCCCGGGACCTGCACTGCCTCCTGGTCACG AACCCTCACACAGATGCCTGGAAGAGCCACGGCCTGGTGGAGGTAGCCAGTTACTGTGAAGAAAGCCGGGGGAACAACCAATGGGTCCCCTACATCTCCCTCCAGGAGCGCTGA